The proteins below are encoded in one region of Desulfobacterales bacterium:
- a CDS encoding permease-like cell division protein FtsX: protein MIRFTFKRALRDIRNNFYLHGLCVVTISLAVFILSAFALFYINATELLDAWKQGVRVIAYVGGDLSDTRRHAIMAEIESMDGVAGVDFVPKESAFAALKADIGDQSSLLEGLNENPLPDAFEVRLSESFINLDAIGRLAANIGAIEGIDDVEYAQKWLSRFAGVYNLFKITGLVLVAMFFLATLFIVANTIRLILYSRREEIEIMRIVGADEAFIKHPFYVEGLLLGFTGAGIGMGFLYLAYLATVPGFAPDILVSFFELRFIPGPLLAGLVLCSMMIGWAGCHFSIKRFLKI from the coding sequence ATGATCAGGTTTACGTTCAAGCGCGCACTCCGGGATATCCGGAATAATTTCTATCTGCACGGGCTCTGCGTGGTGACCATTTCCCTGGCGGTGTTTATCCTGAGCGCCTTTGCGCTTTTCTATATCAATGCCACCGAACTCCTGGATGCCTGGAAACAGGGTGTCCGGGTGATCGCCTATGTGGGCGGAGATCTTTCCGATACCCGCCGCCATGCCATCATGGCAGAGATTGAGTCCATGGACGGGGTGGCCGGCGTTGATTTTGTCCCAAAAGAGTCGGCTTTTGCCGCTTTAAAGGCAGATATCGGGGATCAATCCTCGCTGCTCGAGGGCTTAAACGAGAATCCCCTGCCGGATGCCTTTGAGGTAAGGCTGTCCGAATCGTTTATCAATCTCGATGCCATCGGCCGCCTGGCCGCCAATATCGGGGCCATTGAAGGCATTGATGATGTGGAATACGCCCAGAAGTGGCTCAGCCGGTTTGCCGGGGTGTACAACCTGTTTAAGATCACCGGCCTGGTGCTGGTGGCCATGTTTTTTCTGGCCACGCTTTTTATTGTGGCCAATACCATCCGGCTGATTCTCTACTCCCGCCGGGAGGAAATCGAGATTATGCGGATTGTGGGGGCGGATGAGGCGTTTATCAAACATCCGTTTTATGTTGAAGGTCTGCTGCTGGGGTTTACGGGGGCCGGTATCGGCATGGGGTTTCTTTACCTGGCCTATTTGGCCACGGTCCCTGGTTTTGCGCCGGATATCCTGGTGTCGTTTTTTGAGCTCCGGTTTATTCCAGGCCCTTTGCTGGCGGGTCTTGTTTTGTGCAGCATGATGATCGGATGGGCGGGATGCCATTTTTCAATCAAGCGGTTTTTAAAAATATAA
- a CDS encoding ATP-binding cassette domain-containing protein, translating to MTKSEGLPFLDDAAIRMFRVGKQYGDIAALKDISLLIHENDFVFITGASGAGKSTLIKLLYMGEAVTEGAILVDGVNLARVPRRQIPWMRRKFGVIFQDFKLIPTRTVFENVALVLEVARTRPDEIKDRVYSVLERAGIADRARDYPPVLSGGEQQRVAVARAMVGEPRFILADEPTGSLDPDSASRIFELLEGAYSRGATIIIATHDSELIRAHSGPLIQLAGGRMAAN from the coding sequence ATGACAAAGTCAGAAGGGCTTCCCTTTTTAGATGATGCGGCCATCCGGATGTTCCGGGTTGGCAAGCAATACGGGGATATTGCGGCATTAAAGGATATTTCCCTGCTGATTCATGAAAATGATTTCGTATTTATCACCGGGGCCAGCGGAGCCGGCAAATCCACACTGATTAAGCTGCTGTATATGGGTGAGGCCGTTACGGAAGGCGCCATTCTGGTGGACGGGGTTAACCTTGCCCGGGTCCCGCGCCGGCAGATTCCCTGGATGCGCCGCAAATTCGGCGTCATTTTTCAGGATTTTAAACTGATCCCCACGCGCACGGTATTTGAAAATGTGGCGCTGGTTCTGGAGGTGGCCCGGACCCGGCCGGATGAAATCAAGGATCGGGTTTATTCGGTGCTTGAGCGGGCGGGGATCGCGGATCGGGCCAGGGATTATCCGCCGGTGCTTTCCGGCGGGGAGCAGCAGCGCGTGGCCGTTGCCCGGGCCATGGTGGGCGAACCCAGGTTCATTCTGGCCGATGAACCCACAGGCAGCCTGGATCCGGATTCCGCAAGCCGCATATTCGAATTGTTGGAAGGGGCGTACAGCCGGGGCGCCACCATCATTATTGCGACCCATGACAGCGAGTTGATCCGCGCCCATTCCGGCCCCCTCATTCAGCTGGCTGGCGGTCGGATGGCCGCGAATTAA
- the queD gene encoding 6-carboxytetrahydropterin synthase QueD has protein sequence MYELKVVTRFAAAHQLKMVTEKCENLHGHNWRIEAFVAGPKLEHSGVLIDFGVIKTYLAEIIDSLDHKFLNELEFFKSANPSSENIARYIAQTLQSRLTEHPTIRVSRVSVWESDDACATFYNSDAA, from the coding sequence ATGTATGAACTGAAAGTGGTGACCCGGTTTGCCGCGGCGCACCAGTTGAAAATGGTTACCGAGAAATGCGAGAATCTGCATGGCCATAACTGGCGGATCGAGGCCTTTGTGGCCGGCCCAAAATTGGAACATTCCGGCGTACTGATCGATTTCGGCGTAATTAAAACGTATCTGGCCGAAATTATCGATTCATTGGATCATAAGTTTTTAAATGAACTGGAATTTTTTAAAAGCGCCAATCCCTCCTCGGAAAACATCGCCCGCTATATCGCGCAGACGCTTCAGTCCCGTTTAACGGAACATCCCACGATCCGGGTCTCCCGGGTTAGCGTCTGGGAGTCAGATGACGCCTGTGCCACCTTTTACAATTCGGATGCCGCCTGA
- a CDS encoding DUF481 domain-containing protein, whose amino-acid sequence MRHPHHCGDGLIKLTQNSSFKQELSVETGADQTVTKSGSSVKAQVIGALSMKAAFTLEHTSSVPAGREKTDTETALTMVYSF is encoded by the coding sequence ATGCGCCATCCTCATCATTGTGGGGATGGCCTCATTAAACTCACCCAGAATTCGAGCTTTAAGCAGGAGCTTAGCGTGGAGACCGGGGCGGATCAGACCGTCACCAAATCCGGATCTTCGGTGAAAGCCCAGGTTATCGGCGCCCTTTCCATGAAAGCGGCGTTTACCCTGGAACACACCTCAAGCGTACCGGCGGGCAGAGAGAAGACAGACACGGAAACCGCACTGACAATGGTCTATAGCTTTTGA
- a CDS encoding peptidoglycan DD-metalloendopeptidase family protein, with amino-acid sequence MPFFNQAVFKNIIRLFLILSGLFAASAAFGMEVREVGVIMVPGLNMRTGPGLDHPVIKVLEKDTRVQVLAHHTGWLRVSHDGDVGFIAERDKFVTLYKIHTVKDKKRTDIQAAREKARNIRQKIKARQAEIVDYTRREERIVAALEDTEQALAETRKKLRGIQSDIARVNMEIKETRKQADALEKAVAREKKYAMQRLSALYKIKRVGAMNLLASAESMHELLTRKAAMEKILAHDQQLVADLLDKQGQLAAAIDSLAGKRRQKRELEAEHAETLARLKQKKVERERILSEIRSKKANRMATLKYLENAAARLDQTVSDLQERSAQEAGTGKSFAAYQGLLNKPVRGRITADFGKYTEPRSGVVNFRNGIEIASSPGTPIRAVFPGKAIYADWLKGYGNVVILAHGNAYHTVYAHAEELFLKKGDQVDTGDVIGTVGDSGALSGPALYFEIRHQGDPVNPSDWIDNT; translated from the coding sequence ATGCCATTTTTCAATCAAGCGGTTTTTAAAAATATAATCCGGCTTTTTCTGATCCTTTCGGGGCTGTTTGCGGCTTCCGCCGCATTCGGTATGGAGGTCCGGGAGGTGGGCGTGATCATGGTGCCCGGTTTGAATATGCGGACCGGCCCCGGCCTGGATCATCCGGTGATTAAAGTTTTGGAGAAGGATACGCGTGTTCAGGTGCTCGCCCATCATACGGGGTGGCTGCGGGTAAGCCATGACGGGGATGTGGGTTTTATCGCAGAACGGGATAAATTCGTTACCCTGTATAAGATCCATACGGTCAAGGATAAAAAGCGCACAGATATTCAGGCCGCCCGGGAGAAAGCCCGAAATATCCGGCAGAAGATAAAAGCCCGCCAGGCGGAAATTGTGGATTACACCCGCCGTGAGGAAAGGATTGTGGCGGCGCTTGAAGACACCGAGCAGGCGCTGGCTGAAACCCGGAAAAAGCTTCGGGGGATACAGTCCGATATCGCCCGGGTCAATATGGAGATCAAAGAGACCCGCAAGCAGGCGGATGCGCTGGAAAAGGCGGTGGCCCGGGAGAAAAAATACGCCATGCAGCGGCTGTCCGCCCTTTATAAGATAAAACGGGTCGGGGCCATGAATCTGTTGGCCTCCGCCGAATCCATGCATGAGCTGCTGACCCGTAAAGCGGCTATGGAAAAAATTCTGGCCCATGATCAGCAGCTGGTGGCGGATCTACTGGATAAGCAGGGCCAGCTGGCGGCCGCCATTGATAGCCTTGCCGGAAAAAGGAGGCAAAAGCGCGAATTGGAAGCCGAACATGCCGAAACCCTGGCCCGCCTGAAACAAAAAAAAGTCGAGCGGGAGCGGATTCTGTCCGAAATCCGCAGCAAAAAAGCCAACCGGATGGCTACATTGAAATATTTGGAAAATGCGGCCGCCCGGCTCGATCAGACGGTATCGGATCTTCAGGAGCGTTCAGCGCAGGAGGCGGGGACGGGAAAATCCTTTGCTGCATATCAGGGCTTGCTAAATAAACCGGTACGAGGTAGAATCACCGCGGATTTTGGCAAATACACGGAACCCCGCTCCGGGGTGGTCAATTTCAGAAACGGCATTGAGATTGCCTCATCGCCGGGCACCCCGATCCGGGCGGTATTCCCCGGAAAAGCCATCTATGCGGATTGGCTGAAAGGCTACGGCAATGTGGTCATTCTGGCCCATGGCAATGCCTATCATACGGTGTATGCCCATGCGGAAGAGCTTTTTTTAAAAAAAGGGGATCAAGTGGATACCGGTGACGTTATCGGTACGGTCGGGGATTCCGGCGCACTTTCCGGCCCCGCCCTTTATTTCGAGATCCGGCATCAGGGTGATCCCGTAAATCCATCCGATTGGATCGATAATACATAA
- the dnaJ gene encoding molecular chaperone DnaJ, with product MSPKRDYYEILGVNRDADAQELKSKYRKIAMQNHPDRNPGDKEAEERFKEASQAYKVLSDPEQRRIYDQFGHEGLNGMNGGGAGAAGFEDIFSSFGDIFEEFFGFRSGRRGQSSAMRGADLRYDLSVEFMDAAFGMDTEIDVEKMVKCPTCNGSGAKPGTEPEICRQCRGTGQYVRQQGFFSVKSTCPNCRGQGKIISDPCSECRGRQQVVDTKRVALKIPAGVDNGSKLRLAGEGEPGVNGGPPGDLYVFLRVKPHEYFERRNNDVICKVELSFVQAALGDKVTVPTLEGEETVTIPHGSQYGDTFRLAGQGIPSLRTNIRGDQIVQVELRTPKHLNKRQEELLREFSKIESEKFTSRIKKLFKSGNAKAAK from the coding sequence ATGAGTCCGAAACGCGATTATTACGAAATTCTCGGTGTAAATCGGGATGCAGACGCACAGGAACTCAAGTCCAAGTACCGAAAAATCGCCATGCAAAACCATCCGGATCGAAACCCCGGCGATAAAGAGGCCGAAGAGCGTTTCAAAGAGGCGTCTCAAGCCTATAAAGTCTTATCCGATCCGGAACAGCGGCGAATTTATGACCAGTTCGGCCATGAAGGGCTAAACGGCATGAACGGCGGCGGCGCTGGTGCCGCGGGATTTGAAGACATTTTTTCCAGTTTCGGCGACATCTTCGAGGAATTCTTCGGTTTCCGCAGCGGCCGGCGAGGCCAGAGCAGCGCCATGCGGGGCGCAGACCTGCGCTATGATCTTTCTGTTGAGTTCATGGACGCGGCCTTTGGGATGGATACGGAAATCGATGTGGAAAAGATGGTGAAGTGTCCGACCTGTAACGGATCCGGTGCCAAACCGGGAACAGAGCCGGAAATCTGCCGTCAGTGCCGGGGTACCGGGCAGTATGTCCGCCAGCAGGGATTTTTCTCGGTTAAAAGCACCTGCCCCAACTGCCGCGGCCAGGGAAAGATCATTTCCGATCCGTGTTCCGAGTGCCGTGGCCGCCAGCAGGTGGTGGATACCAAACGGGTGGCGCTTAAAATCCCCGCCGGTGTGGACAACGGGTCCAAGCTGCGGCTGGCCGGAGAGGGCGAGCCCGGCGTAAACGGCGGGCCGCCCGGGGATCTGTATGTGTTTCTCCGGGTCAAACCCCACGAATATTTTGAGCGCCGAAACAATGACGTAATCTGCAAGGTGGAGCTCTCCTTTGTGCAGGCCGCGCTGGGCGATAAGGTGACCGTGCCCACATTGGAAGGCGAGGAAACCGTTACCATCCCCCATGGCAGCCAGTACGGGGATACCTTTCGATTGGCCGGTCAGGGCATTCCCTCCCTGCGCACCAATATCCGGGGGGATCAAATTGTGCAGGTGGAGCTTAGAACCCCCAAGCATCTGAACAAGCGGCAGGAAGAGCTGCTCCGCGAGTTTTCCAAGATCGAGTCTGAAAAGTTCACCAGCCGGATTAAAAAGCTGTTTAAGAGCGGCAATGCCAAGGCTGCCAAGTAA
- the ubiE gene encoding bifunctional demethylmenaquinone methyltransferase/2-methoxy-6-polyprenyl-1,4-benzoquinol methylase UbiE — protein sequence MELGFIKDMFNHIAPRYDFLNRLLSLRRDVYWRREMVQALSIPEGGYILDAACGTGDVLIELARQSKTGRRMVGIDFAPQMLAVARRKIGPLPENAQTSLVAGNTLALPFLPGIFDAVTIAFGIRNIMDRKAALRQFHEHLKPGGQLAVLELATPRQRLLKTIYATYFERILPAVGGFFTSNRMAYRYLPASVLRFPEPEVFAGLMRSAGFREIRWRRLTMGLATLHVGVKPTKLNK from the coding sequence ATGGAACTCGGTTTTATCAAAGATATGTTCAACCACATTGCTCCCCGCTACGATTTTTTAAACCGGCTGCTTAGCCTGCGGCGTGATGTGTATTGGCGGCGGGAGATGGTACAGGCGCTTTCCATACCGGAGGGGGGATATATTCTGGATGCCGCCTGCGGCACGGGGGACGTATTGATTGAACTCGCCCGGCAATCAAAAACCGGCCGCCGAATGGTGGGCATTGACTTTGCCCCGCAGATGCTGGCGGTGGCCCGCCGCAAAATAGGGCCTTTGCCTGAAAACGCACAGACCAGCTTGGTCGCGGGCAACACTCTGGCCTTGCCGTTTCTGCCCGGGATTTTTGACGCAGTGACCATCGCCTTTGGCATCCGCAATATCATGGACCGAAAAGCCGCACTCCGGCAATTTCACGAGCACTTAAAACCCGGCGGCCAGCTGGCTGTGCTGGAGCTGGCCACCCCCCGGCAGCGGCTTTTGAAAACCATTTATGCCACCTATTTTGAACGCATCCTGCCCGCTGTGGGCGGTTTTTTTACAAGCAACCGCATGGCCTACCGGTATCTTCCGGCCTCGGTCCTTCGGTTTCCGGAACCGGAAGTATTTGCGGGCCTCATGCGGTCCGCCGGATTTCGGGAGATCCGGTGGCGCCGGCTGACAATGGGACTTGCCACCTTGCATGTGGGAGTTAAACCGACTAAATTAAACAAGTAA
- a CDS encoding ATP-binding protein, which yields MKNSDSEQKQTLKRSDAFLQKLIQSAVDGVIAADMKGNIIIFNDSASEISGYTGREVFTEINIRDVYPGDGAREVMQKLRSEDYGGVGKLKSRKIDVKRKDGEIIPILLNAAIIYEDQQEVATIGFFHDLREELRIRDELEKTQVQLLQAEIRASQSRERAIIDAFPSGALVVDEKGQVVLMNPAFKKHLELNPDTPAGKPIEEYVDNRNFCRFVRSIPEQAAIDPDEAPTCEFGRSQDKYFLAKARPVSGEQEENLGAVVILVDITAIKLLDRLKSEFVAKVSHELKSPLSTIHEQLSIVLEELTAEQQSDNQQILFRARERTNSLISMISDLLDISRIETGLISGEGHTPNLARVLTETVDFYQSKARDKGHTMTLDLPEKAFPPVKADPIALQSIFSNLITNAINYTPQEGRIEVRAGFAGEFICVAIADNGLGIAPEYMDKIFERFYRVQTEKTRMIPGTGLGLAIAKEMLTSIGGHVEVSSEPDKGSVFTVYLPIEEAAAETSGDA from the coding sequence ATGAAAAATTCGGATTCCGAACAAAAGCAGACCCTGAAACGCTCGGATGCGTTTCTGCAGAAACTGATCCAGAGTGCGGTGGACGGCGTCATTGCTGCGGACATGAAGGGAAACATCATAATTTTTAATGATTCGGCCTCTGAGATCAGCGGATATACCGGCAGGGAGGTGTTCACGGAGATTAATATCCGGGATGTCTATCCGGGCGACGGGGCGCGGGAGGTGATGCAAAAGCTCCGTTCCGAGGATTACGGCGGGGTCGGCAAGCTCAAATCCCGCAAAATCGATGTCAAGCGCAAAGACGGCGAAATTATACCGATTCTCCTTAATGCGGCCATTATCTACGAGGATCAGCAGGAGGTGGCAACCATCGGGTTTTTCCATGATCTGCGGGAGGAGCTAAGAATCCGCGATGAACTGGAAAAAACCCAGGTGCAGCTTCTTCAGGCGGAAATCAGGGCTTCGCAAAGCCGGGAGCGGGCCATTATCGATGCTTTTCCCTCGGGCGCCCTGGTGGTGGATGAAAAAGGCCAGGTGGTCCTGATGAATCCGGCCTTTAAGAAACATCTGGAGCTGAATCCGGATACGCCGGCGGGTAAACCGATCGAGGAATATGTGGATAACCGGAATTTCTGCCGGTTTGTGCGGAGCATTCCGGAGCAGGCGGCGATTGATCCGGATGAAGCGCCGACCTGTGAATTCGGCCGCTCCCAGGATAAATATTTTCTGGCCAAGGCCCGGCCGGTCAGCGGCGAGCAGGAGGAGAATCTGGGGGCGGTGGTGATCCTTGTGGATATTACGGCCATCAAGCTCCTCGACCGCCTCAAATCCGAATTTGTGGCCAAAGTCTCCCATGAACTGAAATCCCCGCTCTCCACCATTCATGAGCAGTTGAGCATTGTACTGGAGGAGCTTACCGCCGAGCAGCAGAGTGACAACCAGCAGATCCTGTTCCGGGCCAGGGAGCGGACCAACAGCCTGATCTCCATGATCAGCGATTTGCTGGATATCTCCCGGATTGAGACCGGCTTGATCTCCGGGGAGGGCCATACCCCGAATCTTGCCCGGGTCCTGACCGAAACCGTGGATTTTTACCAGTCAAAGGCCAGGGACAAGGGGCATACGATGACCCTTGATCTGCCGGAAAAAGCGTTCCCGCCGGTGAAGGCCGATCCCATCGCCCTGCAGAGCATTTTTTCCAATTTGATCACCAATGCCATTAATTATACCCCGCAGGAGGGCCGCATTGAAGTACGGGCCGGATTTGCCGGGGAATTTATATGTGTCGCCATCGCGGATAACGGCTTGGGGATTGCACCGGAATATATGGATAAGATTTTTGAACGCTTCTATCGGGTGCAGACCGAAAAAACGCGGATGATTCCGGGCACCGGCCTGGGGCTTGCCATTGCCAAGGAGATGCTGACCTCCATTGGCGGACATGTTGAGGTCAGCAGCGAGCCTGACAAGGGCAGCGTGTTTACGGTGTATCTGCCGATCGAGGAAGCGGCGGCGGAAACTTCAGGGGATGCCTGA
- a CDS encoding response regulator: protein MDKKRVLVIDDDPDFNMVVQRYLKKSGFDVEAAYNGVEGMEKIRQHPPDAIVLDVMMPEKNGHEVCRELKQDPELSDIPVILLTCVGGRVTSADVDVPPTNYSHYDSMCTEADDYLEKPASGQQIAEAINRLIDE from the coding sequence ATGGACAAGAAAAGGGTTTTGGTCATTGATGATGATCCGGATTTTAATATGGTGGTCCAGAGATATCTGAAAAAAAGCGGCTTTGATGTCGAAGCCGCCTATAACGGGGTGGAGGGGATGGAAAAAATCCGGCAGCATCCCCCGGATGCCATTGTGCTGGATGTGATGATGCCGGAGAAAAACGGCCATGAAGTGTGCCGGGAGCTCAAACAGGACCCCGAGCTTTCCGATATCCCGGTGATACTGCTGACCTGCGTGGGCGGCCGGGTCACCTCGGCGGATGTCGATGTCCCGCCCACCAATTATTCCCATTATGACAGCATGTGCACCGAGGCGGACGACTACCTGGAAAAGCCGGCATCCGGCCAGCAGATCGCCGAGGCCATAAACCGCCTGATAGACGAATAA
- a CDS encoding S41 family peptidase, producing MAFKYRPTVKSGILVLITVFIVASATCVYGDSNRSEETYKGLKLFSDVIEEIEKNYVEDVDTAELIEKAINGMVDSLDPHSSFLPPEAYEDLQVETKGEFGGIGIVITKRDGQLTVISPIEGTPAYKAGVHAQDIIVKVDGQRTKDMMLWEAVKLMRGEPGTSVDITVYREGNSETLDFTLKRAVIPLESVRYLTLKPGYGYLWITNFRENTESEVRDAMAALEAENDTLKGLIVDLRDCPGGLLDQSIKVSDIFLEEGKIVSIKGREANGESYSAHPNDEKRNYPIVLLINGGSASAAEIVAGALQDNKRALVLGTTSFGKGSVQTVKPLRDGYALKYTIARYYTPSGRSIQAEGIHPDLVVKRRLLDESSVEGFDASRIKEEDLLNHLKPEGENTEAEEKEPSADDKQTDAGQNDDSSAADKKTKTKQEKKAEIQQLMRIRDAVYKHSDRDASAMLLDSQINRAYELLKGYQIFSRISKN from the coding sequence ATGGCCTTCAAATACAGACCAACAGTCAAGAGCGGCATTCTGGTGCTTATCACCGTTTTTATCGTGGCCTCTGCCACCTGTGTTTACGGGGATAGCAACCGGTCCGAGGAAACCTATAAAGGGCTGAAGCTTTTCAGCGACGTAATCGAGGAAATCGAAAAAAATTATGTGGAGGATGTGGATACCGCCGAACTCATTGAAAAGGCGATAAACGGGATGGTGGACAGCCTGGATCCGCATTCTTCCTTTTTGCCGCCAGAGGCCTATGAGGATCTTCAGGTGGAGACCAAAGGCGAATTCGGCGGCATCGGCATTGTGATCACCAAGCGTGACGGCCAGCTGACGGTGATCTCGCCCATCGAGGGAACCCCCGCCTATAAAGCCGGGGTTCATGCCCAGGACATTATCGTCAAAGTCGACGGCCAGCGGACCAAGGACATGATGCTCTGGGAGGCGGTTAAGCTGATGCGCGGCGAACCCGGGACCAGCGTTGACATTACGGTCTATCGGGAGGGTAATTCGGAAACCCTGGATTTTACATTAAAGCGGGCGGTCATTCCTTTGGAAAGCGTCCGGTACCTGACATTGAAGCCCGGCTATGGGTATTTGTGGATCACCAATTTCAGGGAAAATACCGAAAGTGAGGTCAGGGACGCCATGGCCGCATTAGAAGCGGAGAACGACACGCTGAAGGGGCTGATCGTTGACCTGCGGGACTGTCCCGGCGGGCTTCTGGATCAGTCAATCAAGGTATCGGATATTTTTCTGGAAGAGGGTAAAATTGTCTCCATTAAGGGCCGTGAGGCGAATGGCGAGTCCTATTCCGCCCATCCCAACGACGAGAAACGCAATTATCCGATTGTGCTGCTGATAAACGGCGGCAGCGCCAGTGCGGCGGAAATTGTGGCCGGTGCGCTGCAGGACAATAAGCGGGCCCTGGTGCTGGGCACCACCTCGTTTGGCAAGGGATCGGTCCAGACGGTCAAGCCCCTGCGGGACGGCTATGCCCTGAAATATACCATCGCCCGGTATTATACCCCCAGCGGCCGCTCCATTCAGGCAGAGGGAATTCATCCGGATCTGGTGGTTAAGCGCCGGCTGCTGGATGAATCCTCGGTCGAGGGGTTTGATGCCAGCCGGATTAAAGAAGAGGATCTGCTGAACCATCTGAAGCCGGAGGGCGAAAATACGGAAGCAGAAGAAAAGGAGCCGTCCGCGGATGACAAACAAACGGATGCCGGTCAGAACGATGATAGCTCCGCTGCTGATAAAAAAACGAAAACAAAGCAAGAAAAAAAGGCCGAGATCCAGCAGTTGATGCGGATACGGGACGCGGTTTACAAACACAGCGACCGGGACGCCTCGGCCATGCTGCTTGACTCCCAGATCAACCGGGCATATGAACTGTTGAAAGGCTATCAGATTTTCAGCCGGATATCGAAAAACTAG